A genomic window from Salvia splendens isolate huo1 chromosome 11, SspV2, whole genome shotgun sequence includes:
- the LOC121756173 gene encoding CTL-like protein DDB_G0274487 isoform X2 encodes MNDFRSSSSSSSSSYDSAVGPPQANVMGSQSSSQGISQIVSRCWRDVFCVLCFWIEQFFWGVAFAIGAALQFLYVISVIDRLPFTMLVLQRAVQMVWDLPEVTRVASLFMLVMLLWLALWSFGAAGVIALGIGDSGLWWLLVVLSVSLFWTGAVLCNIVHVVVSGMVFLVLIHGGREASSMPPKLVMSSLQHAVTTSFGSICYGSLFTAAIRTLRWEIRGLRSKIGNNECLLCCVDFLFHLVEFLVRWFNKYAYVQIGVYGKSFNHSAKDAWELFQSTGVEALIAYDCSGAVLFMGTVLGGLISGTCAAIWTRMKHPERVVMVGSTAMLMGMILVGLAMVVVESAVTSIYICYAEDPSLISRWDAAFFAQISEKLHQRLQHRSARARQVLANRIDQIQEEAGLA; translated from the exons ATGAACGACTTTCGCTCTTCATCCTCGTCGTCTTCTTCCTCCTATGACTCCGCCGTCGGACCACCGCAAGCG AATGTCATGGGGAGTCAGTCATCTTCTCAAGGAATCTCTCAAATAGTGTCTCGTTGCTGGCGGGATGTGTTCTG TGTGCTGTGTTTCTGGATCGAGCAGTTCTTCTGGGGTGTTGCTTTTGCTATTGGTGCTGCATTGCAATTCCTGTATGTCATCTCTGTTATTGACCG GCTCCCGTTTACCATGCTGGTACTACAAAGAGCAGTACAGATGGTCTGGGACCTTCCTGAGGTCACACGAGTAGCTAGCCTTTTCATGCTTGTAATGCTTTTGTGGCTAGCCCTGTGGTCTTTTGGTGCAGCTGGGGTTATTGCTTTAGGCATCGGGGATAGTGGTCTCTGGTGGCTTCTTGTG GTTCTGTCAGTGAGTTTGTTTTGGACTGGTGCAGTTCTCTGTAATATTGTCCACGTCGTTGTTTCGGGTATGGTTTTTCTTGTTCTTATCCATGGTGGTCGAGAAGCATCGTCAATGCCTCCCAAACTAGTTATGAGTTCGTTGCAACATGCTGTCACTACTTCTTTTGGTAGTATATGCTACGGATCACTTTTTACTGCTGCTATTCGAACTCTACGGTGGGAG ATCAGAGGATTGCGGTCAAAAATTGGCAACAATGAGTGTCTGCTCTGCTGTGTTGATTTTTTGTTCCATTTAGTAGAGTTTCTGGTTCGCTGGTTTAATAAGTATGCTTATGTCCAG ATTGGTGTTTACGGGAAAAGCTTTAATCACTCAGCGAAAGATGCGTGGGAGTTGTTCCAGTCCACCGGTGTGGAGGCACTTATAGCATACGATTGTTCAGGTGCTGTTTTGTTCATGGGCACAGTATTGGGCGGGCTGATATCAGGAACATGTGCAGCAATCTGGACTAGGATGAAGCATCCAGAGAGGGTGGTTATGGTGGGCTCTACTGCCATGTTGATGGGTATGATCTTG GTTGGACTGGCCATGGTGGTCGTGGAAAGTGCAGTTACATCGATTTATATCTGTTATGCAGAAGATCCTTCGTTAATAAGCAGATGGGATGCAGCATTCTTCGCCCAGATATCggaaaaactacatcaacgccTGCAGCACAGAAGTGCTCGTGCCAGACAAGTATTAGCAAATAGAATAGACCAAATACAGGAAGAAGCAGGACTTGCTTGA
- the LOC121756173 gene encoding CTL-like protein DDB_G0274487 isoform X1, with translation MNDFRSSSSSSSSSYDSAVGPPQANVMGSQSSSQGISQIVSRCWRDVFWLVIFIAHLVVVGFALGVFGLNRFKQLDRLNIDKYTMGFLENKDGLTEDYWPLYAVAGGVGAVLGWTWLFLLGSCATQMMKFSVHILTTYLAVISVLCFWIEQFFWGVAFAIGAALQFLYVISVIDRLPFTMLVLQRAVQMVWDLPEVTRVASLFMLVMLLWLALWSFGAAGVIALGIGDSGLWWLLVVLSVSLFWTGAVLCNIVHVVVSGMVFLVLIHGGREASSMPPKLVMSSLQHAVTTSFGSICYGSLFTAAIRTLRWEIRGLRSKIGNNECLLCCVDFLFHLVEFLVRWFNKYAYVQIGVYGKSFNHSAKDAWELFQSTGVEALIAYDCSGAVLFMGTVLGGLISGTCAAIWTRMKHPERVVMVGSTAMLMGMILVGLAMVVVESAVTSIYICYAEDPSLISRWDAAFFAQISEKLHQRLQHRSARARQVLANRIDQIQEEAGLA, from the exons ATGAACGACTTTCGCTCTTCATCCTCGTCGTCTTCTTCCTCCTATGACTCCGCCGTCGGACCACCGCAAGCG AATGTCATGGGGAGTCAGTCATCTTCTCAAGGAATCTCTCAAATAGTGTCTCGTTGCTGGCGGGATGTGTTCTGGTTGGTGATATTTATAGCACATTTGGTTGTGGTAGGTTTTGCTCTCGGGGTTTTCGGGCTAAATAGGTTTAAGCAATTGGATAGGCTAAATATTGATAAATACACAATGGGATTTCTCGAGAATAAGGACGGTTTAACTGAAGACTACTGGCCATTGTATGCCGTGGCTGGTGGAGTTGGTGCAGTTTTGGGGTGGACTTGGTTATTCTTGCTCGGTTCATGTGCTACTCAAATGATGAAGTTCTCAGTGCACATATTGACTACATATCTTGCTGTCATCAGTGTGCTGTGTTTCTGGATCGAGCAGTTCTTCTGGGGTGTTGCTTTTGCTATTGGTGCTGCATTGCAATTCCTGTATGTCATCTCTGTTATTGACCG GCTCCCGTTTACCATGCTGGTACTACAAAGAGCAGTACAGATGGTCTGGGACCTTCCTGAGGTCACACGAGTAGCTAGCCTTTTCATGCTTGTAATGCTTTTGTGGCTAGCCCTGTGGTCTTTTGGTGCAGCTGGGGTTATTGCTTTAGGCATCGGGGATAGTGGTCTCTGGTGGCTTCTTGTG GTTCTGTCAGTGAGTTTGTTTTGGACTGGTGCAGTTCTCTGTAATATTGTCCACGTCGTTGTTTCGGGTATGGTTTTTCTTGTTCTTATCCATGGTGGTCGAGAAGCATCGTCAATGCCTCCCAAACTAGTTATGAGTTCGTTGCAACATGCTGTCACTACTTCTTTTGGTAGTATATGCTACGGATCACTTTTTACTGCTGCTATTCGAACTCTACGGTGGGAG ATCAGAGGATTGCGGTCAAAAATTGGCAACAATGAGTGTCTGCTCTGCTGTGTTGATTTTTTGTTCCATTTAGTAGAGTTTCTGGTTCGCTGGTTTAATAAGTATGCTTATGTCCAG ATTGGTGTTTACGGGAAAAGCTTTAATCACTCAGCGAAAGATGCGTGGGAGTTGTTCCAGTCCACCGGTGTGGAGGCACTTATAGCATACGATTGTTCAGGTGCTGTTTTGTTCATGGGCACAGTATTGGGCGGGCTGATATCAGGAACATGTGCAGCAATCTGGACTAGGATGAAGCATCCAGAGAGGGTGGTTATGGTGGGCTCTACTGCCATGTTGATGGGTATGATCTTG GTTGGACTGGCCATGGTGGTCGTGGAAAGTGCAGTTACATCGATTTATATCTGTTATGCAGAAGATCCTTCGTTAATAAGCAGATGGGATGCAGCATTCTTCGCCCAGATATCggaaaaactacatcaacgccTGCAGCACAGAAGTGCTCGTGCCAGACAAGTATTAGCAAATAGAATAGACCAAATACAGGAAGAAGCAGGACTTGCTTGA